The uncultured Cohaesibacter sp. genomic sequence CATTCCCCCATACCATTTACGCACAGCCATAGTTCTGTGACATGAATTCTCGGCATCTGTTTTATATAATAGAATAGGTGATCGGGATTTTTGCGCCCCTTTTTGCGAGAGTTGAGCTATAATTGTCTGTATAAATCAGGTTTCACAGCCATTTATTACGCAATAGTTCAATGGCGCAGGCACCTTCCAAGGTGCAATGCAAAACGGAACCGTCGAGCGGTATGCTCGTCGTCATTACGGATCACTGCATTGGTCCGGTTTCGGATAAAGACGACGATCTCGCACTTTGGTCCATTCTTTGGACCGGACTTGGAGGTCGCGCCCTTAAATAGTGAGGATAAGCGGTTTGGAACAGTCTCAGAATCAATTCGGCCTGTATGACCATAGCTTTGAGAAAAGCAGCTGCGGTGTTGGCTTTTTGACTTACAAATCCGGTGTTCAAACCCATGATGTTCTTGTAAAGGCGAACGAAGCCTTATGCACCGTTCCCCATCGTGGCGGCATGAGCGCTGAAGGCGTCGGCGATGGCGCCGGGGTTTGCGTTGATTTGTCTCTGTCTTTCTTCCGCAAGATCACCGGCCTTCCTACTCTGGAACTGGGCCAATTCGGCGTTGCCAACTTCTTCCTGCCGGAATTGAAAAAGAACTGGGATGCAGCAGACAAACTGATCAAGGAAAGCCTTGAGAAGAATGGCTTGCGCATCGTTCTTGTCCGCGACGCGCCGGTCAACAACTCTGTCATTCGTCCGGCTGCCCTCAAATACATGCTCACCGTGCATCAGGTCGTTTTCATTAAAGATGAAACGATGGACGCCAAAACCTTCGATCGCAAGATCCATGATGCGCTGATGGCGATTGAGTCAGTTGCCTATCTGGACCCTGACCTCAAGGGGCTGTATCCGCTCTCCATGTCTGCGCATACGCAGGTCTACAAGGGCCGCCTCAACTCAAACGAGGTCATTCCCTATTTCTATGATTTGACCGATGAAGATCACAAGATCCATTCGCTGTTCTTCCATACGCGCTTTTCGACCAATACCGAGCCGCAGCCTTCCATGGCGCAGCCGTTCCGTTTGATGGCGCATAACGGCGAGCTCAACACGGATAAGAAAAACCGTCTTTCTGAAGCGACCATCGCTCAGATGAAGAACCAGCAGATCTATTCTCCTCCCGGACAATCGGACTCTGCGCGTCTTGACCAGACGCTGGAAAGACGCCTGATAGAGGACGATCTCGATCTGATCACGGCGGTTGTGGCCATGATGCCGCCAGCTTGGGAAAATGACAGTCGGTTCCCTGAAGATGTTCGCGTCATGCTTGAATATTTCTCTCTTTATGAAGAGAAGAACGATGGCCCTGCCGCTCTGATCTTCGGCAACGGCTCAGTCGTTGGCGCTCGGCTGGACCGTTTGGGCCTGCGCCCCTTGCGGTCTGTCGAAACAGATGAATATCTTTGCGTGATGTCTGAAGCCGGTCAGGTTGATTTCGAGCCTGAGAGCATCCTGCGGCGTGGACGCATCGAGGCTGGTGGCATGCTCTATTATGATCATGAGACCAAGCAATCCTACACCTCCGATGAAGCCCTGAAGATTCTGGCCTCCAAGCGCGACTATCGTTCGTTGCTCGAAAGCGCACGCAAAAATCTCGATGATCTGCCACGCACGGACGGCAAGACCAAGGTTGCAGAATCCTTTACCGATGTGCAGCGCTCGGTTGCCTATGGTCTCAATCAGGAAAGCTTCAAGTTCTTGCTCGACCCGATGATGCAGACCGGCAAGGAAAAGATTTCGGCGATGGGCTACGGCGTAGCCATCAACGCCCTGACCGATCAGGAAGGGGGTATGTCGAAATACTTCTCCCAGCGCTTTGCTCAGGTTACCAACCCGCCGCTTGACAGCTTGCGTGAAGCCGACGGCATGACCTTGCGCGTCGCGCTGGGCGCCAAGCCGCACTTCAACAAAGGCGAAACCAAGCAGTTGGTGATCCCTACGCCTGTGCTTTCCCCTGATGACCTGTCTGCCATTCGTGCGCAGAGTGATGTGGAAATCACCGAAATTGAAATGACCTTCATCGTTGACCACAAGGCCGACGAAAAGAAAGCGCAGGATGATCTGATCGCTGCTGTCGATGCTGTGTGCGACCAGGTTGAAGCGGCAGCCCGCGAAAAAGGTGGCATCGTCATTCTGTCTGACGCGATGGTCGACGAGAAAAAGGCCGCCATTCCGTTGCCTTTGATGATTTCCGCAGCGAACCAGCGCCTCATTGAACAGGGTGTTCGCTTCCGTGTCTCTCTTGTTGCGGAAAGCGGCCAGATCGCTTCGGCCCATCAGATTGCAACGGCTCTGGGCTTTGGGGCCTCCGCTGTGATGCCCATCGTGGTAGAAGCGCGCGCCATGGAATTCGCCAAAGGTGATCTTGATGCTGCCAAAGCAAACATCAAGCAGTTCATCTCAGCGGCCAACAAGTCTCTCATGAAAACCATGGGTAAGGTCGGACTATGTACCGCTGAAAGCTACATTGGCGGTGAATTCTTCGAGCCGAACTTCCTTGACACGGACGAGCCTATCCTCAAGCGCTACTTCCCCAACATGAAAAACACGGTTGGTGGTGTGGACTTCGCCTCTGTTGCGAAAAGCGTTGTCGACTGGCATATCCGTGCTTGCGAAGTGAAGACCGAAGATGATATTCCGCTGCTTGGCCTCTTCAAAGAGCGCTCTGAAGGTGCGGGCCATACCTACGGCACGCTCGCTGTTCGCGGTTTTGTCGAAATGACCGAAGAGCCGATCCAGTCGGATTTGTCTGCCCCTGAGAAAGGGGATGCAAATGTTGACGACCTGCGTCTTCTGCCGGTTGAAAAGCTCAAGGACGCCTATGGCAAAAGCTCGGATTCCTACCGCAATACCAGCTTTGGGCGCCGTACGCCGGAAGAAATCGACGCATTCAAGATTACGCCAAACTACCGCAAGTTCGCGCTGGAACTGGCCAAGGAACGTGAGGCGCGCCCTGCCGCTTTGCGCGATGTTCTTTGCTTCCCGACGGACATCAGCTGGGCGACCACGGCTGAAGAATTCCAGCATGAGCTGTTCCGCCACGACCTTATTGGCAACAACAATTTCTATGTTCGTGGCCTGCGGGTGCATCACAATAAAGACGATAGCTTTACGGCCTTTTTTGCAAGCAAATACAGCCACGAAAGGCTGGTTGCCCTGTCTGTTGCGCTGAAAAAGCAGTTTGGCGGTGAATTGCTCAGCGTGGAGACCGACGGCGAGCATATTCACATCACAGCCAAGGGATTGGCCTATAACTATCTTGCAAACCACAAGCGCCCCAACGGCAAGTTGGCTCTGAACAAGGTTCAGCCTGCCCATGAGATCACGGCGATGCTGGCTTCTGGTGCCATGTCGCACGGTGCTCTGGTGGCCCCGGCTCACGAGGCCGTTGCTCATGGAGCAAACATGGTTGGTGCCTTTTCCAACTCAGGTGAAGGTGGCGAGCATTATTCGCGCTATGGCACGATCCGCTCTTCGAGCATCAAACAGCTTGCATCCGGTCGTTTCGGCGTCTGGACCGGCTATCTGGCAGATCCAACGCTGGAAGAGATCGAAATCAAGATCGCTCAGGGTGCAAAGCCGGGTGAAGGTGGCCAGTTGCCCGGTAAGAAAGTGACTGTCGAGATCGCCGCTGCCCGTGGTGGTACGCCAGGGGTCGAGCTCATCTCGCCTCCTCCGCATCATGACACCTACTCCATTGAGGATTTGGCACAGCTCATCCATGACGCCAAAGCAGCGCGTGTCCGGGTTATCGTCAAGCTGGTATCGTCTGAAGGCATTGGCACCATCGCTGTCGGCGTCGCCAAGGCCGGTGCCGACGTCATCAATATCGCCGGCAACACCGGTGGTACGGGTGCTGCCGCTGTGACGTCCCTTAAAAACACGGGCCGTGCGGCTGAAATCGGCCTTGCAGAAGTGCATCAGGCGCTCTGCGTCAACGGCCTGCGCGACAAGGTAATCTTGCGTTGCTCCGGCGCGCATCAGACGGCAACCGACGTGGTTAAATCCTGTCTTCTGGGCGGTGACAGCTTCGAGTTCGGCACGACCGCTCTGATGATGCTCAAATGCGTTATGGCGAAAAACTGTAACGTCAAATGCCCTGCCGGTTTGACGACGAACTCGGAAGTGTTCGATGGTGATCCGCGCGCGCTTGGCCAGTATCTGATGAATATTGCCCATGAATGCCGCGAAATTCTTGCCAATCTTGGCTTCAAGAGCATGCGCGAAGCGCGTGGTCGGTCCGACTATCTGCACCTGATCAAGCATCCAAGCGCGATTGGTCAGATGGATCTTCGCAAGATGCTGCAGGAAGTCAAAGAAGTTCATATCAAGGAACCGGTTTATCTGGAGGCGCATTTCGAGATTGACGACATGCTCTTGAAGGAATTCAAGAACAAAGCCGTTCAGCGTCACCACCGGAAAGCCCACCTTATTGTCGAGAAGAAGCTGGACAACCGCAACAAGACGGTTGGCGGACAGCTGGCGATCGATATTGAGCGTATGCTGCAGCATGAGATTTCCGAAAAGCATGTGAAATCGATGCCGATGGTTTATACCGATGATCGCGGCCGCAACATGCTCAAGCCGGAAACGCTGGAGATCCATACGCACGGGTCGGCAGGTCAGTCTTATGCTGCCTTCTGTAACTCAGGCATGGTGTTCCACCATATTGGTACCTGCAACGATGGTGTCGGCAAGGGTGCATCCGGCGGCAATATCGCCATCCATACTCCGGGTGGTGGATCGGAAGAAAACTATCTGATCGGCAACTTCGCGCTCTTTGGCGCTTCCGGAGGATCGTTGTTTGTTGAAGGCGGCGCAGGCGACCGGTTCGGCGTTCGTAACTCCGGGGCAACGGCTGTTGTCGAAGGGGTTGGCGATTTTTGCGGTGAATATATGACCAATGGCGCCATCATGAACCTTGGCGGTTTTGGCAAAGGCTTCTGCAACGGCATGTCCGGTGGTGTCGCCTATCAGTATGATCCATATGATCAGCTGCCATCTCTTTACAGCCATGACTCGGTCAAGCTGCATCGTCTTGACGGCGACAGTGACCGCGCCAAGCTGCACCAGATCGCAGTGAAGCGCCTGCTTCGCCATCATGTCAAGTTTACCGGGTCGGAAAAAGCCAAGTTCCTGCTCGAGAATTTCGACAGCGAAATGGCCAACTTCAAGTTTGCCACGCCACTGGCGCTTGAAACCTACCAGAATTACGAAGCCATTCTGAAGGCCAAGCCGCGCAAGGAACTGACCGAAGAACTCGCAAATGCGCTGGTCTCCTACCAGATCCGCAAGTTCAAGCTGGCCTATCGTGATGGCACGGTGATTGCCAACGGCATCATTCCGCAGCAGGGTGAAACCGACACCAAGCTGATGTATGAGCTGATCAACAACTTCACCGTCATCAACATGGCGCAACAGATTGTCAAAGGTCGGTATCGGGGTGAGGAAATCAGTGCGGAAACGCTTAATAGTGGCGTTCGCAAACTGATCCTTACGGAAGACTTCTCCCTGATGACAAAACTGTCCGGCATCGCGCGGAAGGCTCTGGAAGATTATTCCGATCTGGAACTGGCCGTGCTGGTTTCTGACAAGCGCATGCAGGACTATAAAACGGCACTGTCCAACCGAAATGTCCGCCTGATGGATTCCATTGGAACCTACGGCTGGATCCTGCTTCAGGATCGGTTGAACCGCAATGCCATGGGCGAGTTGCCGGATTTCGAAAGCTTGTTTGCTGCGACTTCCAGCCAGGAACTGGTCAAGCAGGTGCCTTGAGCACCTGCTTTCCAAGACGTCCTTTCGATATCAATTTCAATTGACGGATCAATGAGAGATGACCATACCTTTCCTTCCTGATGACTCCCCATTCTCTGAAGACCAGAAATCCTGGTTGGCCGGCTTCTATGCGGGACTGCACACCCAGATGCTTGTCGGCAAGAAGTCCTCTACGTCTGAATCCCAGTCAACGATCACCGCCCACATCCTTTTCGGCACCCAGACGGGGAACTCGGAAGGTTTGGCTGAAGACTTTGCGGCCACGCTCAAGGCCGAAGGCGTCAACGCTGTTGTGGCTTCTCTTGATGATGTGGAAGTGCCCGCGCTGGTCGAGATGAATTATGTCTTCCTGATCACCTCCACCTATGGTGAAGGGGAAATGCCCGACAATGCGCAACTCTTCTGGGATGCCCTCAAGGCAGCGGATGCCCCTCGCCTCGAACATATGCATTTCTCGGTTCTGGCGTTGGGCGATACTGCTTATGACGGCTTCTGCGAAGCCGGCAAGCAGTTTGATCTGCGCTTTGAACAACTGGGCGCCAAACGCCTCGCTGGCCGGGTTGATTGCGATGTCGACTTTGAAGAAAGCGCCGATGGCTGGATGGCTGCTGCGCGTGAAGAACTCGCAAAGCATAAACCGGAAGATGCCGGAGGCCCGATCCCACACAGCGCCGCGGCGGCTGCCAAGCCTGCCAAGTCCAAATGGACGCGCAAGAACCCGTTTGAGGCTCCGGTCGCTGTCAATCATCTGCTTTCCGGCGAAGGCTCGGCCAAGGAAATCCGCCACTATGAGTTTGATCTTTCCAACGATGGGCCAAACTATGTGGCAGGCGATGCGCTAAATATCATCCCGACCAACGACCCTGCCCTCGTCGCCGAATGGCTGGACTATATGGGAGT encodes the following:
- a CDS encoding glutamate synthase-related protein, whose product is MEQSQNQFGLYDHSFEKSSCGVGFLTYKSGVQTHDVLVKANEALCTVPHRGGMSAEGVGDGAGVCVDLSLSFFRKITGLPTLELGQFGVANFFLPELKKNWDAADKLIKESLEKNGLRIVLVRDAPVNNSVIRPAALKYMLTVHQVVFIKDETMDAKTFDRKIHDALMAIESVAYLDPDLKGLYPLSMSAHTQVYKGRLNSNEVIPYFYDLTDEDHKIHSLFFHTRFSTNTEPQPSMAQPFRLMAHNGELNTDKKNRLSEATIAQMKNQQIYSPPGQSDSARLDQTLERRLIEDDLDLITAVVAMMPPAWENDSRFPEDVRVMLEYFSLYEEKNDGPAALIFGNGSVVGARLDRLGLRPLRSVETDEYLCVMSEAGQVDFEPESILRRGRIEAGGMLYYDHETKQSYTSDEALKILASKRDYRSLLESARKNLDDLPRTDGKTKVAESFTDVQRSVAYGLNQESFKFLLDPMMQTGKEKISAMGYGVAINALTDQEGGMSKYFSQRFAQVTNPPLDSLREADGMTLRVALGAKPHFNKGETKQLVIPTPVLSPDDLSAIRAQSDVEITEIEMTFIVDHKADEKKAQDDLIAAVDAVCDQVEAAAREKGGIVILSDAMVDEKKAAIPLPLMISAANQRLIEQGVRFRVSLVAESGQIASAHQIATALGFGASAVMPIVVEARAMEFAKGDLDAAKANIKQFISAANKSLMKTMGKVGLCTAESYIGGEFFEPNFLDTDEPILKRYFPNMKNTVGGVDFASVAKSVVDWHIRACEVKTEDDIPLLGLFKERSEGAGHTYGTLAVRGFVEMTEEPIQSDLSAPEKGDANVDDLRLLPVEKLKDAYGKSSDSYRNTSFGRRTPEEIDAFKITPNYRKFALELAKEREARPAALRDVLCFPTDISWATTAEEFQHELFRHDLIGNNNFYVRGLRVHHNKDDSFTAFFASKYSHERLVALSVALKKQFGGELLSVETDGEHIHITAKGLAYNYLANHKRPNGKLALNKVQPAHEITAMLASGAMSHGALVAPAHEAVAHGANMVGAFSNSGEGGEHYSRYGTIRSSSIKQLASGRFGVWTGYLADPTLEEIEIKIAQGAKPGEGGQLPGKKVTVEIAAARGGTPGVELISPPPHHDTYSIEDLAQLIHDAKAARVRVIVKLVSSEGIGTIAVGVAKAGADVINIAGNTGGTGAAAVTSLKNTGRAAEIGLAEVHQALCVNGLRDKVILRCSGAHQTATDVVKSCLLGGDSFEFGTTALMMLKCVMAKNCNVKCPAGLTTNSEVFDGDPRALGQYLMNIAHECREILANLGFKSMREARGRSDYLHLIKHPSAIGQMDLRKMLQEVKEVHIKEPVYLEAHFEIDDMLLKEFKNKAVQRHHRKAHLIVEKKLDNRNKTVGGQLAIDIERMLQHEISEKHVKSMPMVYTDDRGRNMLKPETLEIHTHGSAGQSYAAFCNSGMVFHHIGTCNDGVGKGASGGNIAIHTPGGGSEENYLIGNFALFGASGGSLFVEGGAGDRFGVRNSGATAVVEGVGDFCGEYMTNGAIMNLGGFGKGFCNGMSGGVAYQYDPYDQLPSLYSHDSVKLHRLDGDSDRAKLHQIAVKRLLRHHVKFTGSEKAKFLLENFDSEMANFKFATPLALETYQNYEAILKAKPRKELTEELANALVSYQIRKFKLAYRDGTVIANGIIPQQGETDTKLMYELINNFTVINMAQQIVKGRYRGEEISAETLNSGVRKLILTEDFSLMTKLSGIARKALEDYSDLELAVLVSDKRMQDYKTALSNRNVRLMDSIGTYGWILLQDRLNRNAMGELPDFESLFAATSSQELVKQVP